In Microbacterium maritypicum, the following are encoded in one genomic region:
- a CDS encoding NAD(P)H-dependent glycerol-3-phosphate dehydrogenase: MTPKRTAPVGPRATVIGSGSWGTTFGKILADGGAQVTMWARRPELAQEINEAKRNSRYLPGINLPRTMSATHELATSLEGVEQVYLSVPSQSLRENLKALRPLLADSDAKIISLMKGVERGTGLRMSQVIHQELRCDPDRIAVASGPNLALEIAREQPTAAVISSRSQETADTVARAARNSYFRTFVNTDVIGTEFGGVLKNLIAVAIGIVDGVGYGENTKASIITRGLVEMTDFAVANGAHPETLQGLAGLGDLIATCQSPLSRNNTAGRLLGQGYSFQDVVKQMQQTAEGLASVAPILQLAREAEVDMPIVEQVKMVLDGKMDPRDIAPHLTTDDDTPQGERTNHGQADGGGALRRALQRAFDQFRNGGGRAGRD; encoded by the coding sequence TTGACTCCTAAGAGAACCGCTCCGGTAGGCCCCCGGGCCACGGTCATCGGCTCGGGCAGCTGGGGAACCACCTTCGGAAAGATCCTCGCCGACGGCGGCGCCCAGGTGACGATGTGGGCCCGACGACCCGAGCTCGCGCAGGAGATCAACGAGGCCAAGCGCAACTCCCGGTATCTGCCCGGCATCAACCTCCCACGCACGATGTCGGCCACTCACGAGCTCGCGACGTCACTCGAGGGCGTCGAACAGGTCTACCTCTCGGTGCCGAGCCAGTCGCTCCGCGAGAACCTGAAGGCGCTGCGCCCGCTGCTCGCCGACAGCGACGCGAAGATCATCAGTCTGATGAAGGGCGTCGAGCGCGGCACCGGCTTGCGCATGAGCCAGGTGATCCACCAGGAGCTTCGCTGCGACCCCGACCGTATCGCGGTCGCGTCCGGTCCGAACCTCGCGTTGGAGATCGCGCGCGAGCAGCCGACCGCTGCCGTGATCTCCTCGCGGAGCCAGGAGACGGCGGACACCGTCGCGCGCGCCGCGCGCAACAGCTACTTCCGCACGTTCGTGAACACCGACGTGATCGGCACCGAGTTCGGTGGCGTTCTCAAGAATCTGATCGCGGTCGCCATCGGCATCGTCGACGGCGTCGGCTACGGCGAGAACACCAAGGCCTCGATCATCACCCGCGGCCTCGTCGAGATGACGGACTTCGCCGTGGCGAACGGTGCACACCCGGAGACGTTGCAGGGCCTCGCCGGCCTCGGAGACCTGATCGCCACCTGCCAGTCGCCGCTGAGCCGCAACAATACGGCCGGGCGTCTGCTCGGCCAGGGATACAGCTTCCAGGACGTCGTGAAGCAGATGCAGCAGACGGCGGAGGGGCTGGCATCGGTCGCGCCGATCCTGCAGCTCGCACGCGAGGCCGAGGTCGACATGCCCATCGTCGAGCAGGTGAAGATGGTGCTCGACGGCAAGATGGATCCGAGAGACATCGCACCCCACCTGACGACGGACGACGACACCCCGCAGGGTGAGAGGACCAATCATGGACAAGCAGACGGTGGTGGTGCTCTTCGGCGGGCGCTCCAGCGAGCATTCGATCAGTTCCGCAACGGCGGGGGGCGTGCTGGGCGCGATTGA
- a CDS encoding 1-acyl-sn-glycerol-3-phosphate acyltransferase, with protein sequence MTEVTSRSSETTRPSIFWPLAALVIPPVSLIAKIRVTGAEKLPQHGSFILAPNHYSEFDPLIVAVAVWRAGRAPRFMAKESLFKVPVLGWFLHRTGMIPVARTSSASSARQTMKQSEELVEHGRGVIVYPEGTLTRDPDLWPMRGKSGAVRLALADGIPLIPMAQWGTQAIMGRYQKGLSLWPLRKPVRVIIGDPVDVSDLRDRAGEPAALTEASNRLMNAITALLEELRDEKAPAERWNPASHGQKETGRLDS encoded by the coding sequence GTGACCGAGGTGACGTCCCGGTCATCCGAGACGACGCGGCCGAGCATCTTCTGGCCGCTCGCGGCGCTGGTGATCCCGCCCGTCTCGCTGATCGCGAAGATCCGGGTCACCGGCGCCGAGAAGCTCCCGCAGCACGGGTCGTTCATCCTGGCGCCGAACCACTACTCCGAATTCGATCCGCTCATCGTCGCGGTCGCCGTGTGGCGCGCGGGTCGGGCGCCGCGGTTCATGGCCAAGGAGAGCCTGTTCAAGGTTCCCGTCCTCGGGTGGTTCCTGCATCGCACGGGGATGATCCCGGTCGCGCGCACCTCGTCCGCCAGTTCGGCCCGCCAGACGATGAAGCAGTCGGAAGAGCTGGTGGAGCACGGGCGCGGAGTGATCGTGTATCCCGAGGGCACTCTCACGCGTGATCCCGACCTGTGGCCGATGCGCGGCAAGTCCGGCGCGGTGCGTCTGGCCCTCGCCGACGGCATCCCCCTGATCCCGATGGCGCAGTGGGGTACGCAGGCGATCATGGGGCGCTATCAGAAGGGCCTCAGCCTCTGGCCGCTGCGCAAGCCCGTGCGAGTGATCATCGGCGATCCCGTCGATGTCTCCGATCTGCGGGACCGCGCCGGGGAGCCGGCGGCCCTCACCGAGGCATCGAACCGACTGATGAACGCGATCACGGCGCTCCTGGAGGAGCTGCGTGACGAGAAGGCACCCGCGGAGCGATGGAACCCCGCGAGCCACGGCCAGAAGGAGACCGGACGCCTTGACTCCTAA
- the murA gene encoding UDP-N-acetylglucosamine 1-carboxyvinyltransferase, protein MTTPVRDALPDGVPALTGDVLAIRGGRPLRGRVDVKGAKNLATKAMVASLLGETVSTLRDVPAISDVAVVRSLLEVHGVRVSEGDEPGSLVFDPSDVESAHFEEIDAHAGASRIPILFCGPLLHRLGQAFIPDLGGCRIGDRPIDFHLDALRKFGAIVEKLPSGIRLSTGGSRLHGANIHLPYPSVGATEQVLLTAVRAEGVTELRNAAIEPEIMDLIAVLQKMGAIISYEPNRVIVIEGVEKLRGYDHRSIFDRNEAASWASAALATDGEIFVGGAKQQEMLTFLNIFRKAGGWFDIQEDGILFRRDGDIKPVVIETDVHPGFMTDWQQPLVVALTQAHGRSVVHETVYENRMGFTDALVKMGADIVVHPRGLQDGPRRVPRRDLEQAAVITGPTPLHGADIVVPDLRGGYSHIIAALTATGESQVSGVDILSRGYEKFLAKLDALGADFDVIR, encoded by the coding sequence ATGACGACACCTGTGCGCGACGCTCTCCCGGACGGAGTCCCTGCACTCACCGGAGACGTCCTCGCCATTCGAGGCGGACGCCCGCTTCGCGGTCGCGTCGACGTCAAGGGGGCGAAGAACCTGGCCACCAAGGCCATGGTCGCCTCGCTCCTCGGCGAGACCGTGAGCACCCTGCGCGATGTGCCGGCGATCAGCGATGTCGCCGTCGTGCGCTCGCTGCTCGAGGTACACGGTGTGCGCGTCAGCGAGGGCGATGAGCCCGGCTCGCTCGTCTTCGACCCGAGTGATGTCGAGTCGGCCCACTTCGAGGAGATCGACGCCCACGCCGGCGCCTCCCGCATTCCGATCCTCTTCTGCGGGCCGCTCCTGCACCGTCTCGGTCAGGCGTTCATCCCCGATCTCGGCGGATGCCGTATCGGGGACCGCCCTATCGACTTCCACCTGGATGCGCTCCGCAAGTTCGGCGCCATCGTCGAGAAGCTCCCCAGCGGGATCCGCCTCTCCACGGGCGGAAGCCGCCTGCACGGGGCGAACATCCACCTGCCGTACCCGAGTGTCGGCGCCACGGAGCAGGTGCTGCTCACCGCCGTCCGCGCCGAGGGCGTGACGGAGCTGCGCAACGCCGCCATCGAGCCCGAGATCATGGACCTGATCGCGGTCCTGCAGAAGATGGGCGCGATCATCTCCTACGAGCCGAACCGCGTCATCGTCATCGAGGGCGTCGAGAAGCTCCGCGGCTACGACCACCGGTCGATCTTCGACCGCAACGAGGCGGCCTCGTGGGCATCCGCGGCTCTGGCCACCGACGGCGAGATCTTCGTCGGCGGTGCCAAGCAGCAGGAGATGCTGACGTTCCTCAACATCTTCCGCAAGGCGGGCGGCTGGTTCGATATCCAGGAAGACGGCATCCTCTTCCGTCGTGACGGTGACATCAAGCCCGTCGTCATCGAGACCGACGTGCACCCCGGCTTCATGACCGACTGGCAGCAGCCCCTCGTGGTCGCACTGACCCAGGCGCACGGCCGTAGCGTCGTGCACGAGACCGTGTATGAGAACCGGATGGGCTTCACGGACGCGCTGGTCAAGATGGGTGCCGACATCGTCGTGCACCCCCGCGGTCTGCAGGACGGGCCCCGCCGCGTTCCCCGCCGCGACCTGGAGCAGGCTGCCGTCATCACGGGGCCGACGCCGCTGCATGGCGCCGACATCGTGGTTCCCGACCTCCGCGGCGGATACAGCCACATCATCGCGGCGTTGACCGCCACGGGCGAGTCGCAGGTGTCGGGTGTGGATATCCTCAGCCGCGGCTACGAGAAGTTCCTCGCCAAGCTCGACGCGCTCGGCGCCGACTTCGACGTCATCCGGTGA
- the leuD gene encoding 3-isopropylmalate dehydratase small subunit, with product MEKFITHTGVAAPLKRSNVDTDQIIPAVFLKRVTKTGFEDALFHGWRQDPEFVLNQPEFQGASVLVAGSDFGTGSSREHAVWALRDFGFKVVLSPRFADIFRGNSGKQGLLAATISEEDLERIWAEIDRNPGARMTVDLEARSASIGDVQAEIGIDDYTRWRLLEGLDDIGLTLRNEDKIAQFEARRESWRPRTLPVQ from the coding sequence ATGGAGAAGTTCATCACGCACACGGGCGTCGCCGCACCGCTGAAGCGCTCGAACGTCGACACCGACCAGATCATCCCGGCTGTCTTCTTGAAGCGCGTCACGAAGACGGGTTTCGAAGATGCTCTGTTCCACGGCTGGCGACAGGACCCGGAGTTCGTGCTCAACCAGCCGGAATTCCAGGGCGCGTCCGTCCTCGTCGCCGGTTCGGACTTCGGTACCGGATCCAGCCGTGAGCACGCCGTGTGGGCATTGCGCGACTTCGGATTCAAAGTGGTCCTCAGTCCGCGCTTCGCCGACATCTTCCGCGGGAACTCGGGCAAGCAGGGCCTTCTCGCGGCGACGATCTCGGAAGAGGATCTCGAGCGGATCTGGGCGGAGATCGACCGGAATCCCGGGGCACGGATGACGGTCGACCTCGAGGCGCGCAGCGCGTCGATCGGTGACGTCCAGGCCGAGATCGGGATCGACGATTACACTAGATGGCGGCTCCTCGAAGGGCTCGATGACATCGGGCTCACGCTGCGCAACGAAGACAAGATCGCGCAGTTCGAGGCCCGTCGCGAGTCGTGGCGGCCCCGAACCCTTCCCGTTCAGTAA
- the leuC gene encoding 3-isopropylmalate dehydratase large subunit: protein MTTPANGADSARRRTLAEKVWDDHLVVKGENGEPDLIYIDLHLVHEVTSPQAFDGLRSEGRPLRRLDLTIATEDHNTPTLEIHKPIADLTSRTQIETLRRNAAEFGVRLHSLGDAEQGIVHVVGPQLGLTMPGITVVCGDSHTSTHGAFGAMAFGIGTSEVEHVMATQTLPLKPFKTMAINVEGTLRDGVTAKDIILAVIAKIGTGGGQGYVLEYRGSAIRALSMEGRMTICNMSIEAGARAGMVAPDETTFAYLEGRPHAPKGQDWEEAVAYWRTLPTDEGATFDAEVFIDADELEPFVTWGTNPGQGSSLSSSVPNPAEIVDPNERAAAERALEYMDLTPGTPLKEVPVDAVFMGSCTNSRIEDLRAFASIIQGKKKADGVRVMVVPGSARVRLEAEAEGLDKVITDFGAEWRFAGCSMCLGMNPDQLAPGERCASTSNRNFEGRQGKGGRTHLVSPLVAAATAIRGTLSSPSDLTEGI from the coding sequence ATGACCACCCCCGCAAACGGTGCCGATTCCGCACGCCGCAGGACCCTCGCCGAGAAGGTCTGGGACGACCACCTCGTCGTCAAGGGCGAGAACGGCGAACCCGACCTCATCTACATCGACCTGCACCTCGTGCACGAGGTCACCAGCCCGCAGGCGTTCGACGGCCTCCGCAGCGAAGGGCGGCCGCTCCGCCGCCTCGACCTGACGATCGCGACCGAGGACCACAACACCCCGACGCTGGAGATCCACAAGCCGATCGCCGATCTGACCAGCCGCACGCAGATCGAGACGCTGCGCCGCAACGCGGCGGAGTTCGGGGTGCGTCTGCACTCGCTCGGTGACGCGGAACAGGGCATCGTGCATGTCGTCGGACCCCAGCTCGGGCTCACGATGCCCGGAATCACGGTGGTCTGCGGGGATTCCCACACCTCGACGCACGGCGCGTTCGGAGCGATGGCATTCGGCATCGGCACCAGCGAGGTCGAGCACGTCATGGCCACGCAGACTCTGCCGCTGAAGCCGTTCAAGACCATGGCGATCAACGTCGAGGGCACTCTGCGTGACGGCGTCACCGCGAAGGACATCATCCTCGCCGTGATCGCGAAGATCGGCACGGGTGGCGGTCAGGGCTACGTGCTCGAGTATCGCGGCAGCGCCATCCGCGCCCTCTCCATGGAGGGGCGCATGACGATCTGCAACATGTCGATAGAGGCCGGAGCCCGGGCCGGCATGGTCGCGCCCGACGAGACCACCTTCGCCTACCTCGAGGGCCGTCCGCACGCCCCCAAGGGCCAGGACTGGGAAGAGGCCGTGGCCTACTGGCGCACCCTGCCGACCGACGAGGGCGCGACCTTCGACGCCGAGGTCTTCATCGACGCCGACGAGCTCGAGCCGTTCGTGACCTGGGGGACCAACCCCGGTCAGGGCAGCTCGCTGTCGTCCTCGGTGCCGAATCCCGCCGAGATCGTCGATCCGAACGAGCGGGCCGCCGCCGAGCGTGCGCTGGAGTACATGGACCTCACGCCGGGGACGCCCCTCAAGGAGGTACCGGTCGACGCCGTGTTCATGGGGTCGTGCACCAACAGCCGCATCGAGGACCTGCGCGCCTTCGCATCGATCATCCAGGGCAAGAAGAAGGCCGACGGTGTGCGCGTCATGGTCGTCCCCGGGTCGGCGCGTGTACGCCTGGAGGCCGAGGCAGAGGGCCTCGACAAGGTCATCACGGACTTCGGAGCGGAATGGCGCTTCGCCGGATGCTCGATGTGTCTGGGCATGAACCCCGACCAGCTCGCACCGGGCGAGCGCTGTGCTTCCACATCGAACCGCAACTTCGAAGGACGGCAGGGCAAGGGAGGGCGCACGCACCTCGTGTCGCCGCTCGTCGCCGCCGCGACCGCGATCCGCGGCACGCTGTCCAGCCCGAGCGACCTGACGGAAGGGATCTGA